In a single window of the Lynx canadensis isolate LIC74 chromosome E2, mLynCan4.pri.v2, whole genome shotgun sequence genome:
- the CHMP2A gene encoding charged multivesicular body protein 2a — translation MDLLFGRRKTPEELLRQNQRALNRAMRELDRERQKLETQEKKIIADIKKMAKQGQMDAVRIMAKDLVRTRRYVRKFVLMRANIQAVSLKIQTLKSNNSMAQAMKGVTKAMGTMNRQLKLPQIQKIMMEFERQAEIMDMKEEMMNDAIDDAMGDEEDEEESDAVVSQVLDELGLSLTDELSNLPSTGGSLSVAASGKKAEAAASALVDADADLEERLKNLRRD, via the exons ATGGACCTGTTGTTTGGGCGCCGGAAGACACCAGAGGAACTGCTGAGGCAGAACCAGCGGGCCCTGAACCGTGCCATGCGAGAGTTGGACCGTGAACGACAGaagctagagacccaggagaAGAAAATCATTGCAGACATCAAGAAGATGGCCAAGCAGGGCCAGATG GATGCCGTGCGAATCATGGCAAAAGACTTGGTGCGCACTCGGCGTTATGTGCGCAAATTTGTGTTGATGAGGGCCAACATCCAGGCTGTGTCCCTGAAGATCCAGACACTGAAGTCTAACAACTCAATGGCACAAGCTATGAAGGGGGTCACCAAAGCCATGGGCACCATGAACAGACAG CTGAAGCTGCCTCAAATCCAGAAGATCATGATGGAATTTGAGCGGCAGGCCGAGATCATGGACATGAAGGAGGAGATGATGAATGATGCAATTGATGATGCCATGGGTGATGAGGAAGATGAAGAGGAGAG tGACGCCGTCGTGTCCCAGGTCCTGGATGAGCTAGGATTGAGCCTGACAGATGAGCTGTCAA ACCTCCCCTCTACCGGAGGCTCACTCAGTGTGGCTGCCAGTGGGAAGAAAGCAGAAGCTGCAGCCTCAGCCCTAGTAGATGCCGACGCAGACCTGGAGGAGCGGCTCAAGAATCTGCGGAGGGACTGA